From the genome of Candidatus Woesearchaeota archaeon, one region includes:
- the cyaB gene encoding class IV adenylate cyclase, with protein sequence MSNPTNQEVEVKILNINAEEIELKLKKLNAEKVKEVFQTNQYYTNPCATEKKAIRIRKENNKSWVTIKRKLAKKENGVRTREEIEEEISNPLAMENIFSGLGLTKERLYEIKRKYYYVNNCSVEIVHMATIPTYLEIEGSKEQIYRVAEKLGFSQDDFLKESFYKVYPQTKEHDMLFENE encoded by the coding sequence ATGAGTAACCCAACCAATCAAGAAGTTGAAGTGAAAATTCTTAATATTAATGCAGAAGAAATAGAGTTAAAATTAAAAAAACTTAACGCAGAAAAAGTTAAAGAAGTTTTTCAAACAAATCAATATTATACTAATCCTTGTGCAACAGAGAAAAAAGCCATTAGAATACGAAAAGAGAATAACAAATCTTGGGTTACTATCAAACGAAAACTAGCTAAAAAAGAAAATGGTGTTCGTACTCGGGAAGAAATTGAAGAAGAGATTTCAAACCCGCTAGCTATGGAAAATATTTTTTCAGGGTTAGGTTTAACAAAAGAACGACTCTATGAAATAAAGCGTAAATATTATTATGTAAATAATTGTTCTGTTGAAATTGTTCATATGGCAACTATTCCTACCTATCTTGAAATTGAAGGTAGCAAAGAACAAATTTATAGAGTTGCTGAAAAATTAGGATTTAGCCAAGATGATTTTCTAAAAGAATCATTCTATAAAGTGTACCCGCAAACAAAAGAACACGACATGTTATTTGAAAATGAGTGA